From the genome of Papaver somniferum cultivar HN1 chromosome 2, ASM357369v1, whole genome shotgun sequence, one region includes:
- the LOC113349819 gene encoding pyridine nucleotide-disulfide oxidoreductase domain-containing protein 2-like: MWRRYLCSSSSRNGVQGAVEKKWDAVIVGGGHNGLTAAAYLARSGLSVAVLERRHLIGGAAVTEELIPGFRFSRCSYLQSLLRPSIIRELELGRHGLKMLKRIPSSFTPCADGRYLLLGPDSELNHSEISKFSKKDADAYPRYENQLLKFCNFMDLLLDSPTPESLHGDRSSFTERMKDKLQKSAFWSRCLREAMSMGQKDMVDFMDLLLSPSSKVLNNWFEGDVLKATLATDAVIGSMASVHTPGSGYVLLHHVMGETDGHRGVWSYVEGGMGSVSSAISNAAKEAGAHIITNAEVAQLMINEDSEAVNGVLLKDGTLVHSSTVLSNATPHHTFTELVPQNVLPEDFQLAIRNLDYSSGTTKINLAVDRLPQFKCCNPCGSEAGPEHMGTIHIGAESMEEIDAACKDALNGLSSRRPVIEMTIPSSVDKTISPPGKHVINLFVQYTPYSPSEGSWGDPKYRQLFANRCFSLIDEYAPGFSSSIIGYDMLTPPDLEREFGLTGGNIFHGAMGLDSLFLMRPVHGWSDYRTPVRGLYLCGSGAHPGGGVMGASGRNAAHVVLHDIKSNSSTA; the protein is encoded by the exons atgtggAGAAGATACTtgtgtagtagtagtagtaggaaTGGAGTACAAGGCGCAGTAGAGAAGAAATGGGATGCAGTAATCGTAGGCGGAGGTCACAATGGTCTTACTGCAGCTGCTTATTTAGCTCGATCAGGTCTTTCTGTTGCTGTACTCGAGCGACGTCACCTCATTGGTGGTGCTGCTGTGACTGAAGAACTCATTCCTGGTTTCAGATTCTCTCGTTGTAGTTATCTCCAAAGCCTGCTCCGGCCTTCTATCATCAG ggaaTTGGAGCTAGGAAGACATGGATTGAAGATGTTAAAGAGGATTCCATCATCGTTTACGCCTTGTGCTGATGGACGTTATCTTCTTCTAGGACCTGATTCTGAATTAAATCACTCTGAAATCTCTAAGTTCTCCAAAAAAGATGCCGACGCTTACCCAAG ATATGAGAATCAATTGTTGAAATTTTGTAATTTCATGGATTTGCTTTTGGATTCACCGACTCCTGAATCTTTACATGGTGATCGTTCATCTTTTACTGAACGAATGAAAGATAAATTGCAAAAATCAGCATTTTGGTCTCGATGTTTGCGAGAAGCTATGTCCATGGGACAAAAGGACATGGT GGATTTTATGGATCTTTTACTATCTCCATCGTCAAAGGTTTTGAATAACTGGTTTGAG GGAGATGTGCTGAAGGCAACACTTGCAACAGATGCTGTAATTGGGAGTATG GCGAGTGTCCACACACCAGGTAGTGGGTATGTTTTGCTTCATCATGTGATGGGGGAAACTGATGGACATCGTGGTGTTTGGTC GTATGTTGAAGGTGGGATGGGTTCAGTATCCTCAGCGATAAGTAATGCTGCTAAAGAAGCTGGTGCTCATATTATAACAAATGCAGAG GTAGCTCAATTAATGATTAATGAGGATTCAGAAGCTGTTAATGGG GTACTGTTGAAGGATGGAACTTTGGTGCATTCTTCTACTGTTTTGTCGAATGCAACTCCCCACCATACATTCACG GAGTTGGTGCCTCAAAATGTGCTTCCAGAAGATTTTCAACTTGCAATTAGGAACTTAGACTACAGCTCT GGCACGACGAAAATTAATTTAGCTGTAGATAGATTACCTCAATTCAAATGTTGCAACCCTTGTGGTAGTGAGGCAGGTCCTGAGCATATGGGCACCATTCATATTGGTGCTGAAAG TATGGAGGAGATTGATGCTGCTTGTAAAGATGCTTTGAATGGCTTATCATCACGAAGACCTGTTATTGAGATGACAATTCCTTCTTCTGTGGACAAGACTATTTCTCCACCTG GTAAGCATGTGATTAACCTATTTGTGCAATATACACCCTACAGTCCCTCGGAAGGTAGTTGGGGAGATCCCAAATACAGA CAATTGTTCGCAAATAGATGCTTTTCACTTATCGATGAATATGCGCCGGGATTCAGCTCATCGAtcattggatatgacatgttgacACCACCAGACCTGGAAAGGGAGTTCGGTCTTACAG GAGGGAATATCTTTCATGGTGCGATGGGATTGGATTCACTCTTCCTAATGCGACCTGTCCATGGATG GTCAGATTATAGGACACCAGTGCGAGGGCTTTATTTGTGTGGAAGTGGAGCACACCCGGGTGGTGGTGTGATGGGGGCATCCGGTCGCAATGCAGCTCATGTGGTTCTTCATGATATCAAAAGCAATTCTTCAACTGCTTAA